The genomic segment ctaaaaatcatttaaactcATGTccttctgctggaaaaccttcaCACAAGAATCTGAAAGGAATTTACAACAAGAGTATATACAATGACAGTTcatcataaaaaaatattcagtttagcATTGTCAGTAAAATTGACTGTTTAAACATAGTTGCTTCATTGCAAGTTTAGATTTTGTGTGACTTCAGTGCCACATTCACTTTGGCCCGTACCTGGGTTAATGATGGAGTCCTCTTCACTGAAAGTGACTCTGGAGTTCCGCCGTTTCCTCTTAGGCCTCTGGATTTCCAAGTTGCCTTCTTCAATGGTCAGCAGGGAAATGCGCTTGTTGTGAGCAGTGTTGAACTCTGTCAGGTTCTGGCAGGATACAagcaacacaagaaaaacatgtGTAAGGTGTCTGCACTGTAACACGGACATCAAAATTTCATAAAGCAATATAGCCAACTGAGTCGGATAGTAAAAATTTGTGTCACAAAACCCAAGGgaaaaatgaacacatatgtTTGTTAATAAATAGGCAAATGACATAAACACATAATTAAATTATGGATAGatcttgtggtaattttaggaTCTTTTAATTTTGATAGGGGATTTTAGATTTGTTCAAGTTATGCTATAAGTTgagtaaaaaacacaacaaaaaaacattgacCCTCCACATACTCTTGGAGCAGCCTAGACCTGACTCAAACAGCTACTGAGGAATGTGAAGGAGTTGCTTACATCAGGCcgcttttcttccatttttatgCAGTTCATGAGAGTACTGTTGTCAGGAAAGTTAATTTACCTCCAGCTCTGTCTCTTCCTCTGGAAGCCCAAGCAGTCCTTTCAGCTCCTCATCATCGCCTGTCTTACTGTCTCCCGTGCCAGTGCTGCCTTGGGTTTGGGGTTTTTCTCTGATCGTGTAGGTCCGTGTTGAGGCCCCAAAAGATATTGTAGAGTCTATAGGAACCTGCTGAGGCTTGTGTGCCTCTAGGCGGATGTGTCCAAGGAAGGTGCCATGTGCTAGATTGACAACAATCAAAAAGGTTTACAGGTCAGAACAGACCCTCAGCCTGTGAGGTGatgcaataataaaatgaacatgCTTTAAGATGGACCTGTGATCAATCGAAATGTGCACCTAGTTAGTATCTGTGATGACCTTCCATTATTCCTGTAAATGTAACTACTTATTAGGCAGGTGTGTTTTAACATATTTACAGCTTCTTGCAGGACTCATATGTTATGCATAATATGAGAACCTTCTGGCCAAAACCCAGCGACCCATCTGGTTTATCCTGTGAATGTGGATTTTCTGGAGCTTATTAGCACAAAGTTGACTGTGAGAAACCTCACGTCATTCTGTTGTTACCAGATTAAATGGCTGGTGAAGTGTCTCGTTCATAccacattacaggagagtttttttttattatcccaaACTATTTTCTCTACTGATCACTTTGATCAGATGTCAAggaatagttttaaaaaaaattcagaaccAAAACTACAACATTCAAATGgcatattttgtctgtttatattGCATAGTCATATTGAGTCCAAAACCTAAATACTTCATATTAAATTTTCAGTGATAATACACCAAAAAGAGAGAAGCTGAGCATTTAAGCTTCAAAATCAATTAACTGACTGTCCAAATGAATATAGCAGTAACAATTTTTGTCTATTGACCAGCTAGTTACTGAACAAATCATTTGAGCTCTCATGTATTTAAACAGGCAATTCTGGACGGTAAGTTAGTTTCTTTGCTGTTCCGCTCTGTTCATTTGTTGCCCAGGGCAGAATGCATGTCAAACTTTTGCAGACACTGAAAAGAGTAAACAAGTGTGATTGTATGTCTTACTGCTGTTGAGGTCTATAAGGAAGACccttttcagatgtttgtggtAAACTAGGGCTGCGTGAACTCGTGAACACGACTGATGGTCGATGGTGAAGTCACACCAGTCAGGGTTCCTCCCGAACAAGTAGTACTTCTTTTCATCTATGATAAGTTTCTACAAGGAGAGACAGATTCCGTTAGTTAGCATTTAAACAACCAGGGTAAAATCTCTGTGCCTCTGAGCCATAACTCAACAGTGTTGCTTTCCACTGAAAAGCTTAAATCTCAGGACTGATGCTGCTCTTGCACCGTTTGAAGCCGTGCAGCCATAGAAAACCCCAGTGTGAAACACATCTGGGACAAAGCAGACTGTCAGGCTCGTATCTGGTGCTTACAAGATCCATATTATTAGTTAGCCTTTACGTCCTTTACCATGAGTGTAAAGTAACATTAATTAATAAGGCTACTGCATCCTGAGGTAAAAATTCCAAGCTTCCAATTACCTCTATGAGTTTGTCTCCTTTCATCACGTCCAGATGGAGCCCAGGAGGCGGTTTTCCTGCCCTGAAAGCAAACAGTTGGTGACCGTTTTAAACACCGAAACAACAGTCTATATTGCGGGCGCGCATGCAAGTAAATCATTACTGTGAATTAAAGGAAATAGggggtttgtttttcttgtcataCCTAAAGATTTATTAAGAAAAGACAATACTTCGACCTCTGCATGAAAACGTTTATGGCAGTCGCCATCTCTTGGAAGAGTAAAACCTTCACGGATATTGGCAAAgaaatattttatacttttaatacTTACAAGAATAAGTCTTGCTCGTATGACTGAAATCCGCCTGTTCATAACTACGATTCTTACATTTAACATATgatatttagcaaaaaaaaaaaaaacacccaacgCCATTTCTAAATGAATGCCAACGTTGATGGGTTAGCCTGCTAGCTTGCATcgatgctaatgttagctacagTAATTACGAGCTTTTCTATTGTACAAAATTGGGATATACAAAAGAGTGGACGCTACTTTTGCTCATTTGCACTTGATACTGCACCACAAATAAACTGATACGACTTTAGCATGTGCATTTTCTCACCATGATGGACAATCAAAAGGAGGGGGACTTTCTTTGCTTATTTTAGTCGCCATCTTGCTTCAACCTCTCAAACCCGAAGTGCATGTTGGGTAAACGTCACTTTGGATTATTGGGAGTTGTAGTCCTGCAATTCTATCAAACAATTtccatctaaaaaaaatatgtggTATTAGACCATAAACCATAAGAAGCGGTAtgcattgttattattgttattactattgttgttgtttttgaaactCTTTAATTGTGTcaaattaattgaaaaaaacGAATACAGTTTTTAAAGTTAACAGAGGCAAGTCTGAATTCCAATGAGAACCCTGAAGGGTCTTCAAACAGTAATTCTTTGACTCAAAATAGTTAAACGCTgctgaagaaataaataaagttttggaCTGTATCTGAGTGGAGCTTCTGCGATGAGTGGGGGTTTGGTGGTGTCCGTTTGTTTTCCAAGGCCTTTGCATTTGATATAGGGGAGGAGTTTAGGTGTTGTGGGTGGCTGTCACTGATCTTCCTGGCTGTTTATGGTTAATTCTGAAAGTGTGGGTTTTGTCAGAAACTGCATTGCCATATCACAGAGGTGGGAGGATGCTTAAGTTTTGTCACTCTTTGCAGAAGAAGGAAGTGAGGGTGCTGCCTTTTCTCACAATGAGTATAAGGCTGTTAAACTAGTTTCCAGTGTGACGGATGTGTCATAGATGGAGAAAGTCACTAGGAGTAGGATTTATTGATAGAATAATGGTGTcttactaaaaaataaaattaataaagaaCTCCAGAAGCCTATTTCCTGGCTCATCTGgataaaacacatttgtctgaatCAAGGAACAACCATTATTTACGTGGTGTGGCATCACTGCTTTGAAACCAACTGACTCTGGGTAATCTGGCCACATAATTAAATATGATACAAAACACTTGAGCATGAGCACACCAACAAGTAGATCTACTTGACATATAGACACACAAGTGGATTTTGCCTTTTTGATGGTAGAGGAACACTTAGAATGTtacacagaaatatttaaagCTGTCAatctctctgtcacacacacagaatgtaCACACATTTTCATAAAGAAGGTATGAACTCAACCTACAGTGTCTTTGTCTATTTTATTTTGGTGATAGCTTACTAAATGCTGAAAACAATCAAAagcacacattttcttttatacCCTCTCATTAAAACTAAGCTGTATCACTTGTATCACTGTATTGTCTCTGAATGCAAAAGTTCTGCAAATGGCTGCTGTAACTTCCTCATTcgcttttgtggttttgagcTCAGAAAACATACCCCTTTTGTGCTGCACTTGTCATTTGCTGCCTGCCTTCATGTTTGATTGCAGCACACCGAGACATCAGCGATGGCAGGCACAACTGCTTTGCCACTTCAAGAATTGATTGGATCTTTGGACAATACCTGTCTGCCCAAAATTCTACAAGTTTGCTCTGGGGTGTATTTCCAAGGTAGgccttttttatttgttttattcactGCGAAATCAAAAATGTGAAGCCAGTGAGTGTAAATTTGTAGATGAGGACAAAGCTGAAGTGATTATAGATTCGAAGAGATATTATTATAATTGTGTGGATTTCAGTATTGCATCTTTTGCATATAAATATATCTGTATCACGTGTAATTGCTTCCTTTCTGAGCGCTAAATCAGACATTGTCAAAGTTGAAAAGTCTGCATTGTTTACGAGTGATAAAAATCATGTTAGCGTGTGTAAGATTATGTCTCGGTTAAGTAAAAATTGCCAaaggtttctctttttttctttctttctccctttgTATGTCAGGTTCTATTTATGAAATTTCTGGAAGTGAAGTGTGCTTTTCTACTGGGGATCTAATTAAGGTCATCAACATTGAGCTCATGTCAGTTTGCTGTGAAGACATCAGTGACAATGCGAAGTTTGAGCTGCCTATCAACCACACAGGTTCATCTGAGATATTTACAGCATTCTCATGAACACAGCTAaatttgttttgtggttgtttactgACACGTGACATGTTTCTTAGGCTTGTTCAAGGTTGTTCCAGAAGAGATGCCTTACAACACAGTCGAGGAGATGATGAGACTGAGGCCTGTTGACCTACAATCCTGCCTTCCCTTCACTTTCACCAGTCGCTCCAAAATGACCTTCGGCAGCTTTATGTTGGGGGCCGAGAGAACTTTGACCGTGATCTGCGTTGAGAGGCATGAGGGCGAAGAGGATCAAGTGCGCTGCCATGTTCAAGGACAACAAGAAGCCTCTGCTGAAGTGTGCATCCCTCTTTCTTCCCGAGGGGAGTTTTATGAGTGTGAGAGCGAGGAGTGTTTTACTCTGCGGGAAATCATGTCCTCACCTGCTCTGCGTAGTCGAAGATTTCGCTTCATGAACACCACTAAGTCTGACCGACGTTTTCTCCTCAGTCCAGTTTATCAGGTCCATGCAATCATGAATTGTAAGaattggtttttttttcccattatttATTGCTATTCAAAAATATGCTAATTATGCttgtttacacatttttatctGTTAATCAGAGTTTTCTAATAGATATTTTAGTAATTTATGAGTTCATAACAGCGGAATGTAACTTTTACATTTCctcaaaaattacattttcatatGATTTTGAGGAACTTACACTTGGGGGTTTCCATTT from the Acanthochromis polyacanthus isolate Apoly-LR-REF ecotype Palm Island chromosome 12, KAUST_Apoly_ChrSc, whole genome shotgun sequence genome contains:
- the ppp1r8b gene encoding protein phosphatase 1, regulatory subunit 8b, which codes for MATKISKESPPPFDCPSWAGKPPPGLHLDVMKGDKLIEKLIIDEKKYYLFGRNPDWCDFTIDHQSCSRVHAALVYHKHLKRVFLIDLNSTHGTFLGHIRLEAHKPQQVPIDSTISFGASTRTYTIREKPQTQGSTGTGDSKTGDDEELKGLLGLPEEETELENLTEFNTAHNKRISLLTIEEGNLEIQRPKRKRRNSRVTFSEEDSIINPEDIDPSVGRFRNMIQTAVIPIKKRRSEGQNTLGLDDLTSKRIHGYSLGGGLYGDLPPISHENQPTGAPGGAAMQGGLPLPFPNPAPEVDLAPEAPQPPVTLNPTPVTAPYLPETHNEPRKKKYAKEAWPGKKPTPSLLI